A genomic region of Runella rosea contains the following coding sequences:
- a CDS encoding ribonuclease H1 domain-containing protein has protein sequence MAKKQKYYVVWEGRKRGVFTDWTDCEAQIKGFPEAKFKSFDTIKEAEEALKENYWAFISPKTAKAPLKEAPAKIGNPNLESIAVDAAWNTATGDVEYQGVYLRTGQKIFHQGPFRDGTNNIGEFLAIVHGLAYLQKHQSNLPIYSDSRTAISWIKRKHANTKLEVTPANKQIFELLQRAEEWLSKNKFTNQILKWETEYWGENPADFGRK, from the coding sequence ATGGCTAAAAAACAAAAATATTATGTCGTGTGGGAAGGACGTAAACGAGGTGTGTTTACGGACTGGACCGACTGTGAGGCCCAAATCAAGGGTTTTCCTGAAGCTAAATTTAAGTCATTTGACACCATTAAGGAGGCAGAAGAAGCCCTGAAAGAAAATTATTGGGCTTTTATTTCACCCAAAACGGCCAAAGCGCCGCTCAAAGAAGCTCCCGCAAAGATTGGCAATCCCAACCTAGAAAGTATTGCGGTAGATGCCGCCTGGAACACCGCAACGGGCGATGTGGAATACCAAGGGGTATACCTCCGCACGGGGCAAAAAATATTTCATCAAGGCCCGTTTCGGGATGGAACGAACAACATCGGGGAGTTTTTGGCGATTGTGCACGGTCTAGCGTACCTTCAAAAACACCAAAGTAATCTACCGATTTATTCGGATTCTCGCACCGCCATCAGTTGGATAAAACGTAAACATGCCAACACTAAACTTGAAGTAACGCCTGCCAACAAGCAAATCTTTGAACTGCTCCAACGCGCCGAGGAATGGCTCTCCAAAAATAAATTTACCAATCAGATTTTGAAATGGGAAACGGAATATTGGGGGGAGAATCCGGCAGATTTTGGGCGCAAGTAA
- a CDS encoding S-adenosylmethionine:tRNA ribosyltransferase-isomerase yields the protein MQNLPEIPLADYHYDLPDERIARFPVEPRDTSKLLIFDNGQIQHEQFYDLSLFLPQHTFLVFNNTKVIPARVFFQKATGATIEIFLLHPEAPSRIINDIMQQTQFCVWSCMIGNKKRWKVGEKLSIECLVQGTKCSVEAELIDNERNWVQFSWSGGLYFADVIRALGEIPLPPYLGRHADAHDSDTYQTVYSKVEGAVAAPTAGLHFTENVFQKLSAKGIHHDFVTLHVGAGTFQPVKVQNAVEHTMHSEQVVFKKSFIENLLLHIEQVVAVGTTSMRSLESLYWIGVKLLTSSLGQRNDGEHFFIEKLTPYLDYSFEPTPQASLKAILAYMADAQLEELVGETEIMIFPGYRFKICKGLITNYHQPGSTLMLLVAAFLGPQWRSVYHAALANDYRFLSYGDSSLLWRVD from the coding sequence ATGCAAAATCTCCCCGAAATACCACTCGCGGACTATCATTACGACTTACCCGATGAGCGTATTGCCCGCTTTCCTGTTGAGCCACGGGATACTTCAAAGCTGCTAATTTTTGACAATGGTCAAATCCAGCACGAGCAATTTTATGATTTATCGCTGTTTTTGCCGCAGCATACTTTTTTGGTTTTTAACAATACGAAAGTAATTCCAGCGCGGGTCTTTTTTCAAAAAGCAACGGGAGCAACCATCGAAATCTTTTTACTGCATCCAGAAGCTCCCTCTCGAATTATTAACGACATCATGCAACAGACCCAGTTTTGCGTTTGGAGTTGTATGATCGGGAATAAGAAACGTTGGAAAGTGGGAGAAAAACTCAGTATTGAGTGTTTGGTGCAAGGAACAAAGTGCAGCGTAGAGGCCGAGCTGATTGATAACGAAAGAAATTGGGTTCAATTCAGTTGGTCGGGGGGCTTGTATTTTGCCGATGTGATTCGGGCATTGGGCGAAATTCCGTTGCCTCCCTATTTGGGGCGTCATGCCGATGCACATGATTCGGATACGTATCAAACAGTGTATTCAAAAGTAGAAGGGGCAGTAGCGGCACCAACGGCCGGGCTTCATTTTACAGAAAATGTATTTCAGAAACTTTCTGCCAAAGGCATCCACCACGATTTTGTGACCCTGCACGTGGGGGCGGGTACGTTCCAACCCGTAAAGGTCCAGAATGCGGTAGAGCATACCATGCACTCTGAGCAAGTGGTTTTTAAAAAGTCTTTTATTGAAAATCTTCTTTTGCATATTGAGCAAGTGGTTGCCGTGGGTACTACTTCTATGCGCTCTTTAGAAAGTTTGTACTGGATTGGGGTAAAACTGCTGACTTCGTCTTTAGGCCAAAGAAATGACGGTGAGCATTTTTTTATTGAAAAGCTGACTCCTTACTTGGATTATTCCTTCGAACCCACACCTCAAGCGTCTTTAAAGGCTATTTTGGCTTACATGGCGGATGCTCAGCTAGAAGAATTGGTGGGGGAGACAGAGATAATGATTTTTCCAGGCTATCGTTTCAAAATATGTAAAGGACTGATTACGAATTATCACCAACCTGGCTCGACGTTGATGCTGCTCGTGGCGGCATTTTTGGGTCCACAGTGGCGTAGTGTTTATCACGCAGCTTTGGCCAACGATTATCGCTTTTTAAGTTACGGAGATTCCTCACTGTTGTGGAGAGTCGATTAG
- a CDS encoding DUF2911 domain-containing protein: MKLFSSVSTLLLWLSLGMAHAQIKTPAASPAATAVQSIGLANVTVEYSRPSLKGRKLFGTPLAPYGQVWRTGANKVPNLILSQEMTLEGQKVPAGTYGLFTIPTETEWTIILSKNPNQWGAYDYKQTDDLLRFKVKAEKTAKTEEYFTIEFTDFTPNSAKIAIRWENLQAKFSISHDPDAQIMAEIQQKLNAPTVTEGTYSDAANYYYDTNRDLNKAYEWANKVVEKEKEYWTYYLRGKIAAKIGKCDVAIADAQKGLELAKKTNDGAYILNHTNVLKACGK; encoded by the coding sequence ATGAAACTTTTCTCCTCCGTAAGCACGCTCCTTCTTTGGCTAAGCCTAGGAATGGCGCACGCCCAAATCAAAACCCCCGCCGCTAGTCCCGCCGCCACGGCAGTACAAAGCATCGGTTTGGCCAATGTAACCGTAGAATACAGCCGTCCATCGTTGAAAGGCCGTAAGTTATTCGGCACACCCTTAGCGCCTTATGGTCAAGTTTGGAGAACGGGCGCCAACAAAGTGCCCAACCTGATTTTATCCCAAGAAATGACCCTCGAAGGACAAAAAGTGCCTGCGGGAACGTATGGTTTGTTTACCATCCCGACCGAAACAGAATGGACGATTATCCTGAGCAAAAACCCCAATCAATGGGGGGCGTATGATTACAAACAAACTGACGACCTCCTCAGGTTTAAGGTAAAAGCCGAAAAAACGGCAAAAACGGAAGAGTATTTCACGATTGAATTTACCGACTTTACGCCCAATTCGGCCAAAATCGCCATTCGTTGGGAGAATTTACAGGCCAAATTCAGCATTTCGCACGACCCCGATGCGCAAATCATGGCGGAGATTCAACAAAAATTAAACGCGCCTACGGTCACTGAAGGTACGTACTCAGACGCCGCAAATTATTACTACGACACCAACCGCGATTTGAACAAAGCCTACGAATGGGCCAATAAAGTGGTCGAGAAAGAAAAAGAATACTGGACCTACTATCTGCGGGGGAAAATTGCCGCTAAAATCGGAAAATGCGACGTAGCCATCGCCGATGCCCAAAAAGGATTAGAACTGGCAAAAAAAACCAACGATGGTGCCTACATACTAAACCATACCAACGTGTTGAAAGCTTGCGGAAAATAA
- a CDS encoding DUF6807 domain-containing protein, translating to MKSIFCTALAFLSLGAYAQKGVVLTDKSADKKVEVSIDGKPFTNYFYPGPSVLKKAVLYPLLTAKGTNITRGWPLDPRPGERVDHPHHVGMWLNYEAVNGHDFWNNSLTPPSSKGTYGTIVHTGIKSLKSGKKQGELTVTADWLDKNGGLMLTEITTYVFSGDATTRTVDRITTLTAKTDLVTFKDVKDGMFAIRVARQLEHPSKSPEVFTDASGVATKVPVMDNTGVSGSYRNSEGIEGEDVWSKRARWCNLRGTMGNETVNLVILDHPKNAGYPTYWHARGYGLFAANPLGMKVFSQGKEEINLQLKNGESTTFRYRTVIASETLSDDKINQIAADFGKVK from the coding sequence ATGAAATCTATTTTCTGTACTGCATTAGCCTTTTTATCCCTTGGCGCTTATGCCCAAAAGGGAGTTGTACTGACGGACAAATCTGCGGATAAAAAAGTGGAAGTCTCCATTGATGGCAAACCGTTCACGAATTATTTTTACCCTGGCCCTTCCGTCCTCAAAAAAGCCGTATTGTATCCTCTACTCACGGCCAAAGGCACCAACATTACCCGCGGATGGCCGCTTGACCCGCGTCCAGGTGAGCGCGTTGACCACCCTCACCACGTAGGAATGTGGCTCAACTATGAAGCCGTCAACGGGCACGATTTCTGGAACAACTCTCTGACCCCTCCCAGCTCAAAAGGAACCTACGGCACGATAGTACACACGGGCATCAAAAGCCTGAAAAGTGGCAAAAAACAGGGTGAATTGACCGTAACAGCCGACTGGCTCGACAAAAACGGCGGCCTGATGCTGACCGAAATCACCACCTACGTATTCAGCGGCGACGCCACCACCCGCACCGTGGATCGTATCACCACGCTCACGGCTAAAACTGACCTTGTCACTTTCAAAGACGTGAAAGACGGAATGTTTGCGATTCGGGTGGCCCGCCAATTGGAGCACCCTTCCAAAAGCCCCGAGGTATTTACGGATGCGTCGGGAGTGGCCACGAAAGTGCCCGTGATGGACAACACTGGCGTATCGGGCAGTTATCGAAACAGCGAAGGCATTGAAGGCGAAGATGTATGGAGCAAACGCGCCCGTTGGTGTAATTTGCGCGGAACAATGGGCAACGAAACCGTTAACTTAGTGATTCTCGACCACCCCAAAAACGCTGGTTATCCTACCTACTGGCACGCCCGGGGCTACGGGCTTTTTGCGGCCAACCCCCTCGGAATGAAGGTATTCAGCCAAGGAAAAGAAGAAATAAACCTCCAACTCAAAAATGGCGAGTCAACCACCTTCCGTTACCGCACCGTGATTGCATCTGAGACATTATCGGACGACAAAATCAATCAGATTGCCGCTGATTTTGGTAAAGTTAAGTAA
- a CDS encoding tRNA1(Val) (adenine(37)-N6)-methyltransferase, translated as MPRTPAPYFQFKKFTVWHDRSALKVCTEACILGAYVKVTDAARALDIGTGTGLLALMAAQRNHLMHIDAVEIEEQNYLQAVDNVVQSPFTERIAVHHTAIQDWPRENENLTSKFLDYDLIISNPPFFANHLRSSSAARNRALHTDTLSLEELLDSVARLLAVEGRFVVLLPAYETQLLTEIAAGAGLWPTRQLQVFQRHDKPLFRMITTFERHHTESVVESLYIHHLDGSYSDEFRTLLKEYYLIF; from the coding sequence ATGCCAAGAACTCCTGCTCCTTATTTTCAATTTAAAAAGTTTACCGTTTGGCACGACCGCAGTGCGTTGAAGGTTTGCACCGAAGCCTGTATTTTGGGGGCATACGTAAAGGTAACGGATGCGGCACGCGCTTTGGACATCGGGACTGGAACTGGGCTGCTGGCGTTGATGGCGGCCCAACGAAATCATTTGATGCACATTGACGCGGTAGAAATAGAGGAACAAAACTACTTGCAAGCCGTTGATAATGTGGTCCAAAGCCCTTTTACGGAGCGCATAGCGGTGCATCATACGGCGATTCAGGATTGGCCTAGGGAAAATGAAAATCTGACTTCAAAATTTTTAGACTACGACCTGATTATCAGCAATCCTCCCTTTTTTGCCAATCATCTGCGGTCGTCGTCAGCCGCGCGCAATCGGGCGTTGCATACCGATACGCTTTCTTTAGAGGAGTTGCTGGATTCGGTGGCGCGGTTATTGGCAGTAGAGGGACGTTTTGTGGTACTTTTACCCGCGTATGAAACCCAACTGTTGACGGAGATTGCCGCGGGTGCAGGGCTATGGCCGACCCGTCAATTGCAGGTTTTTCAACGGCACGACAAGCCGCTTTTTCGAATGATTACTACTTTTGAGCGTCATCATACCGAATCTGTTGTCGAATCTCTCTATATTCACCACCTTGATGGGAGCTATTCTGACGAGTTTCGAACTTTATTGAAAGAATACTACTTGATTTTTTAG
- a CDS encoding osmoprotectant transporter permease, protein MTLFWVLWGIDAAISLVVLYFFFIGLVDGSVSSFNMGLWVMILLGIGAIMLGSLWLKSNDYLRIAKIVLAILAVPGLLYALFMLMIIITKPRWN, encoded by the coding sequence ATGACACTTTTTTGGGTTCTTTGGGGCATCGACGCTGCCATATCGCTGGTGGTGCTGTATTTTTTCTTCATTGGCTTAGTAGACGGCTCCGTTTCTTCCTTCAATATGGGCCTATGGGTCATGATTTTATTGGGCATCGGCGCCATTATGCTGGGGAGTCTGTGGCTAAAATCAAATGACTATCTCCGTATAGCCAAGATCGTTCTGGCTATTTTGGCCGTACCCGGGCTACTGTATGCTTTATTTATGCTCATGATAATTATTACCAAACCGCGCTGGAATTAA
- a CDS encoding HU family DNA-binding protein — MTKADLIAAVADQTGIEKAHVSETVEAFFTVVKDSLAKGENIYVRGFGSFVNKKRAKKVARNISKNTAIVIDEHYVPSFKPAKVFVEQVKGSEK, encoded by the coding sequence GTGACGAAAGCAGACTTAATTGCAGCAGTTGCCGATCAAACCGGCATCGAAAAAGCACACGTTTCTGAAACAGTTGAAGCGTTTTTCACAGTAGTAAAAGACTCATTGGCCAAAGGCGAGAACATTTATGTTCGTGGTTTTGGTAGTTTTGTTAACAAAAAACGCGCTAAAAAAGTAGCTCGTAACATTTCTAAGAACACTGCCATCGTTATTGACGAGCATTATGTTCCAAGTTTTAAGCCTGCTAAAGTATTTGTTGAGCAAGTAAAAGGCTCAGAAAAGTAA
- the hemF gene encoding oxygen-dependent coproporphyrinogen oxidase, whose translation MRDTIATYFQHLQDTICQALETADGLGKFKEDKWEHHSGGGGRSRVLENGNIIEKGGVNFSAVQGQTSEALMRQMNLTEQADYFATGVSIVMHPNSPKVPIIHMNVRYFEMSNGVSWFGGGIDLTPHYVVEEDARWFHQQLKATCDKHDPEYYPRFKKWADDYFYIPHRQETRGVGGIFFDYQKSEDKESLFRFVQAVGETFAPTYTHLMLKNKDIPFTEAEKEWQLVRRGRYAEFNLAWDRGTKFGLETGGRTESILMSLPPLARWIYDYHPLPDTPEGQTILLLKKGIEWV comes from the coding sequence ATGCGCGATACGATTGCCACTTACTTTCAACACTTACAAGATACGATTTGTCAAGCCCTCGAAACCGCTGACGGCTTGGGTAAATTTAAAGAAGATAAATGGGAACACCACAGCGGCGGTGGCGGACGCTCTCGGGTGCTCGAAAATGGAAACATCATCGAAAAAGGAGGGGTTAACTTTTCGGCCGTGCAGGGTCAAACTTCCGAAGCACTCATGCGTCAGATGAATCTGACCGAGCAGGCCGACTACTTTGCCACGGGCGTTTCGATAGTGATGCACCCAAACAGTCCGAAAGTGCCGATTATTCACATGAACGTGCGCTATTTTGAAATGTCAAACGGGGTGAGTTGGTTTGGCGGAGGCATTGACCTGACGCCACACTACGTGGTGGAAGAAGATGCCCGTTGGTTTCACCAACAATTGAAAGCCACTTGCGATAAACACGACCCTGAGTATTATCCTCGATTTAAAAAATGGGCAGATGATTATTTCTACATCCCCCACCGTCAGGAGACGCGTGGCGTAGGAGGTATCTTTTTTGATTATCAGAAGTCAGAAGACAAAGAGAGCCTTTTTCGTTTTGTGCAGGCCGTGGGAGAAACCTTTGCTCCGACGTATACGCACCTGATGTTAAAAAATAAAGACATCCCTTTTACCGAAGCCGAAAAAGAATGGCAGTTGGTACGTCGGGGAAGATATGCCGAATTTAATTTGGCATGGGACCGGGGTACAAAATTCGGACTCGAAACGGGCGGCCGCACGGAATCTATTTTGATGAGTTTGCCGCCTTTGGCGCGTTGGATTTACGATTATCACCCATTGCCAGACACTCCTGAGGGGCAAACAATTTTATTGCTTAAAAAGGGGATTGAGTGGGTCTAA
- a CDS encoding Rne/Rng family ribonuclease — protein sequence MSSELIISASQKGTRIALLQQKRLVEYHVEESENSFTVGDIYLGTVRKLVTGLNAAFVDIGYEKDAFLHYHDLGANVQSLNKLTKEVIAKRMNSGKLNNFKMEPEIDKLGKIDKVLGKNQPILVQVVKEPISTKGPRLSCDISIAGRYAVLVPFSNSVNISKKITDKAERTRLHRLMTSVKPANFGIIVRTVAANKEVEELDRDIQNSIQKWENGMKMLTEAKPRDRIIGEMNRASSIMRDLLNDTFDSITVDTKDMYDDIKGFIHTIAPDKEKILKLYSGKNKLFEQVGLEKQIKSLFGRSVSLPGGGYLIVEHTEALHVIDVNSGNKSNNEENQEDTALHTNIEAAKEIARQLRLRDMGGIIVVDFIDMKKAEHKKQLYDEMKAEMKADRSKFTLLPLTKFGLMQITRQRVRPEINIVTREVCPTCNGTGTIQPSILISDIIENNLEYLLTRQNEQKVSVALHPYLHAYFTAGFPSPRLKWLFRYKSWVKLLKDSSLAVTEFKFYDKYGEEIEIAAT from the coding sequence TTGAGTAGCGAATTAATCATCAGTGCCTCACAAAAAGGGACACGCATAGCGCTTTTACAACAAAAGCGCCTTGTGGAGTACCACGTTGAGGAGTCGGAAAACAGTTTTACGGTCGGTGATATTTATTTAGGAACTGTTCGGAAACTTGTTACTGGTTTGAACGCTGCTTTTGTTGACATCGGATATGAAAAAGATGCTTTTCTACATTACCATGATTTAGGTGCAAATGTCCAATCGCTTAACAAACTGACCAAAGAGGTCATTGCTAAGCGAATGAATTCTGGCAAATTGAATAACTTCAAAATGGAGCCAGAAATTGACAAACTTGGAAAAATTGACAAAGTATTGGGTAAAAATCAGCCCATACTCGTCCAGGTTGTCAAAGAGCCTATTTCTACTAAAGGCCCCCGTTTATCTTGCGATATTTCTATTGCAGGTCGCTACGCGGTGTTAGTTCCCTTTTCAAATTCAGTCAATATCTCTAAAAAAATTACGGATAAGGCTGAACGTACCCGTTTACACCGATTGATGACATCGGTAAAACCCGCCAATTTCGGCATTATTGTTCGCACCGTAGCGGCCAATAAGGAAGTGGAAGAATTGGATAGAGATATTCAAAACTCCATTCAAAAGTGGGAAAACGGAATGAAAATGCTCACCGAAGCAAAACCTCGTGACCGAATTATCGGGGAGATGAATCGGGCGTCGTCTATTATGCGCGATTTACTGAATGATACTTTTGATAGTATCACGGTGGATACCAAAGATATGTACGACGACATCAAAGGGTTTATTCACACGATTGCGCCTGATAAAGAGAAAATACTCAAACTTTACAGCGGTAAAAATAAGCTGTTTGAGCAGGTAGGCCTTGAAAAGCAAATTAAATCATTGTTTGGACGCTCGGTAAGCCTTCCAGGAGGCGGGTATCTTATCGTAGAACATACCGAAGCACTCCACGTGATAGATGTCAACAGCGGTAACAAGTCCAATAACGAGGAAAATCAGGAAGACACGGCACTGCACACCAACATTGAAGCGGCGAAAGAAATTGCCCGCCAATTGCGCTTGCGCGATATGGGCGGAATCATTGTGGTAGACTTCATTGATATGAAGAAAGCCGAGCACAAAAAGCAACTATACGACGAAATGAAAGCCGAAATGAAGGCCGACCGTTCGAAGTTTACGTTGCTCCCGCTGACAAAGTTTGGGTTGATGCAGATTACGCGCCAACGGGTTCGTCCAGAAATTAACATTGTGACCCGCGAAGTGTGTCCAACGTGTAATGGAACTGGTACGATTCAGCCCAGTATCCTGATTTCGGATATTATTGAAAATAACCTTGAATATCTCCTTACCCGTCAAAATGAACAAAAGGTGTCGGTAGCCCTTCACCCGTACTTGCACGCGTACTTTACGGCGGGATTCCCGTCGCCCCGACTCAAGTGGTTGTTTAGATATAAATCGTGGGTTAAACTTCTGAAAGACAGCTCATTGGCTGTGACAGAGTTTAAATTCTATGATAAATACGGTGAAGAAATAGAAATCGCAGCAACTTGA
- a CDS encoding tetratricopeptide repeat protein gives MNRSILIVILLATVLIGGLYSLPKVVVKSQERELSEGKDSTQAPASGQAETTSTAAETHIEPLTAEQQNSVAALSQQLISARDSKQKGGAALKLSDFYLNIRKFDSAAKYAETLALLEPAEPNLLRAGDRYYDAFSFAVDTKKSSALGAKAREWYQKALDKNPALLNAKANMAMTYVSTETPMQGILLLREVLANDPTNEVALFNLGLLSMRSNQYEKAVERFRQLLKGNPMNSKARFYLGVSLAQTGKNKEALEELSVVKGQEKDPTIQAAIAELEKDLK, from the coding sequence ATGAACCGTTCAATCCTGATTGTTATTTTATTGGCTACTGTACTCATTGGTGGGCTTTATAGTTTGCCAAAAGTTGTTGTTAAAAGCCAAGAGCGTGAACTTTCGGAGGGTAAAGACAGCACTCAGGCACCTGCATCGGGCCAAGCCGAAACGACTTCGACCGCTGCGGAAACTCATATTGAGCCATTGACTGCCGAACAGCAAAATTCGGTCGCGGCGCTATCTCAGCAGTTGATTTCTGCCCGGGATTCAAAGCAAAAAGGGGGAGCAGCACTAAAACTTTCTGATTTTTATCTGAACATCAGAAAATTTGACAGCGCCGCAAAGTACGCAGAAACGCTTGCTTTGTTGGAGCCTGCCGAGCCTAACTTGCTTCGTGCTGGCGACCGTTATTATGATGCGTTTAGTTTTGCAGTTGACACCAAAAAGTCCTCAGCATTAGGTGCTAAGGCCAGAGAATGGTACCAAAAAGCGCTTGATAAGAACCCTGCGCTTCTCAATGCCAAAGCCAACATGGCCATGACTTACGTTTCTACGGAAACGCCAATGCAGGGAATCTTGTTGTTGAGAGAAGTTTTGGCAAATGATCCAACCAATGAAGTAGCTTTGTTTAATTTGGGACTTCTATCGATGCGTTCAAACCAGTATGAAAAAGCGGTGGAACGGTTTCGTCAATTGTTGAAAGGAAATCCCATGAATTCAAAAGCTCGTTTTTATTTGGGGGTTTCATTGGCTCAAACGGGAAAGAATAAAGAGGCGTTGGAAGAACTGTCGGTCGTGAAAGGTCAGGAGAAAGATCCAACCATTCAAGCGGCGATTGCGGAGTTGGAAAAAGACTTGAAATAA
- the mutY gene encoding A/G-specific adenine glycosylase — MNNKFFANELIKWYEYHHRDLPWRSTRNAYYIWLSEIILQQTRIAQGLPYYERFTEAYPTVIDLANAPEQEVIRLWQGLGYYSRARNLHQTAKYIVEELNGAFPTTYAGLLKLKGIGPYTAAAIASFAYDEPVAVVDGNVYRVLSRVFGIDTDITSGEGQRQFANLANELISREQPATYNQAIMEFGAVQCTPSSPDCLLCPVQPHCVAFATGRIHLLPVKVKKTKVRERFFNYFVIVQNGRIAMRQRTDKDVWQKLFDFYLIETEAIVQSIDEFIDNQTINAIFSQTTINPPSRIFTHILTHQRIQAQFWVLEAPPEITLNLPPELAFLTEEEIENVPKPVLVTSYWKEHFF; from the coding sequence TTGAATAACAAGTTTTTTGCCAACGAGCTCATTAAATGGTATGAGTATCATCACCGTGATTTACCCTGGCGGAGCACCCGCAACGCCTACTATATCTGGCTCTCGGAAATTATTCTTCAACAAACCCGTATCGCGCAGGGACTACCTTATTATGAACGCTTTACAGAAGCCTACCCCACCGTCATTGATTTAGCCAATGCTCCTGAGCAAGAGGTCATTCGACTCTGGCAGGGCTTAGGTTACTATTCCCGGGCGCGCAACCTGCACCAAACGGCCAAATACATTGTCGAAGAACTCAACGGTGCATTTCCAACAACCTATGCAGGATTGCTTAAACTAAAAGGAATCGGCCCTTATACCGCTGCTGCCATTGCGTCTTTTGCTTACGATGAACCCGTAGCGGTAGTAGATGGCAACGTATACCGGGTACTGTCGAGGGTATTTGGGATTGATACCGATATTACCAGCGGCGAAGGACAACGGCAATTTGCCAATTTGGCCAATGAACTTATTTCTCGCGAGCAACCCGCAACCTATAATCAAGCCATCATGGAGTTTGGGGCTGTTCAATGTACTCCGTCATCCCCTGATTGCCTGTTATGTCCAGTTCAACCCCATTGCGTTGCTTTTGCCACTGGACGGATTCATTTATTGCCCGTTAAAGTCAAGAAAACCAAGGTGCGAGAGCGGTTTTTCAACTATTTTGTCATTGTCCAAAATGGACGGATTGCCATGCGTCAACGAACCGATAAAGACGTCTGGCAAAAGTTGTTTGACTTTTACCTGATTGAAACAGAGGCAATCGTTCAAAGCATCGACGAATTTATTGATAATCAAACAATTAATGCCATTTTCTCTCAAACAACAATTAATCCACCAAGCCGAATTTTCACGCATATCCTCACCCATCAACGTATTCAGGCGCAGTTTTGGGTACTTGAAGCTCCCCCCGAAATTACGTTGAATTTACCCCCCGAATTGGCTTTTTTAACGGAAGAAGAAATAGAGAATGTACCCAAACCCGTGCTGGTTACGTCTTATTGGAAAGAGCATTTTTTTTGA